The nucleotide sequence GCCCCAACCTCACTTGAATATCTACGGTAATGTCATACCGCGTCCGTTTGCGTGGGAAGAACAATCCAAAAAATCGCTCATGCTTCACTGTCTCTGTCGCAGATACAATGGAAACGCCTACAGGTTCGATTCGCACGACCAAATCACTCGTCTGTCTCGCCACTACATGCTTGATTTGGGAGAAAATCTTGTTGAAGGCTCCCTCCTTCGTATCGCCACTGCCGGATAATCGCAAGGTTTGCGTCGTCTCCGTGTACATGGATTACTTCCCTCCCAGCTTAATGTATTCTTCCACCATGCGTCTGCCCAGCTCTTCTGTATCCATGAAGCCAAAGCCGATCACTTTTTTGCCGCTACGCAAGGCAGTAATACCAGCATCTACGGAGCGCAAGCCGTACTCGACCGGAAAACCATACTTGGTCTTGGCAGTCAGTGCCCCAGCCCCACCACTTCCGCAAAAGGACAGCCCGAGGTCTGCACTTTCACTGACCATGACATCTCCTACCTTCATATCAGCGCCAACACCTGGAATGACGATCGCGGTCCCGCCAGCAGCTTCGATTCCTTTTGCGATGTTCTGTCCTTTTCCAAGACGATCACCAATCACGATTTTTACCTTAGACATAGACATGCCCTCCTTTTTTTCATAGCAATGTTTTACAATGGCCCCATCTGCATGGCACGGATGGCTTCAAAATGAACCGCTAACAGAAACGCTTCTGTATCATCTGCCTGCCACGCACTCTTCTCTTCCGAAAGAACTTTGTGCGAGAGCGTAACCATATCGGGATGAATTTCGGCGAATAACTCCGCTTCAATCACGGGCAGCCTTTCACCGTTTGTCATCCGTCGTACAAATGCCAGTACATGAGCTCCGATGGCTAGCCAGCGATCTCGCGGTATATGAATCTCCATGAGGCGGAACTCCTCCTCAATTTTTTGGAGAATTTGCTTTGTTTCAGAAATTTCAGATAAATAATCTGATTTTGTCTCAGTCAGTTCCTTGAGGATGTCATCAATCATTTGCATGTCAGTACCTTTCCCGAAGTAATCGCTTGATAAGCCACTACTCTTTCCTTTGTCTCCACCGTTTCTTGTTCACTGTCGGTCAAAATTGTCGGCTCTTTTTTTATCTGCAATATGGATACGTCCGCGCATGCTCCTACTTTCAACGTCCCGATCTCGTTTTCTAGCCCAAGAATTCGTGCGGGCGCAAGCGTACTCGCCGCAATCACATCGTCGAGCGAGTAGCCCATGGCGAGAAACTTCGTAAGTGTGTGCGTCAAGCTGTGCACTGGACCATCAACGTTGCGCTGGTGAACATCTGTGCTAATGACATGTGGCATAATACCTTGGGCCTGCGCATGACGCAGTGTTTGAAAACTAAAGCTCGCTTCGCCGTGCCCGATATCGAGTAAAACTCCCCTCTCCAATGCGTCTTGCGCCTCTGGAATCAACTCGCCTCGTTCGTCGAACATTCCTCCTTTTTTCCCGTGAAACGCATGTGTCACCACGTCTCCTCGGTCTAGTAGAGGCAATATTTCCGTGAGTTTTGGCGGAGCGTTTCCAATGTGCACCATCATCGGTACACCCGCTTCTCTCGCCGCTTCCTTGGCTATGAGTAAAGGTTGTATCCCGTTTTTCTTGACGACAGAACCGCTCATGCGGGCTTTTATCCCTCGTAATAGCGGTTGTTTTCTTATGAGGGCTGCGGCTTCTCTCGGGGTTAACCGCGACATGTCTGCGAGCTCCCCGCCGCCTGTGCACAAGCCATCCCCTGAAATGTTCAGAAATGCCAGAACACGAGTAACAGAAGGATCCACGGCTTCTTCAAGAAAAGCATCAAATGACCAGAGCCCGACACTGCCAGCATCTACTACAGTTGTCACTCCTTGCTCGACCCCGACCCGATCCGCGGCTACGCCCAAGCTCGTCTTTGTCGGAAAAACGTGAGCGTGCAGATCGATCAGACCAGGTGTCACCACATATCCTTCTGCATCGATCGTCTCCTTGCCCTCCAGATTCATCCCTTGATCATCGGTTGTCTTCCCTTTCTCATACAACCCAACGATCCGCCCTTCCCGAATGGCAAGATCATAGTGCCCGTTCAGGTTCTGGGAAGGATCAATGACCCGTCCGTTGTGTATGAGTAGATCCACTTTCACTCTCTACCGTCCCCTTTCCTGAAAAATAGCGCATAATAGCCGTCACTTCACTAGGCGGAACCTGGAGGTTGGCCTCAGCCATCAATTGATTCAGCTTTTCACGCCATGCCTTCCATTCTTTCGATTCTGCCTCAGCCGACGATTCCCACTCCTCCTGATAGGGTGATCCAAAAGCCAGTCGATTCACCATCAGCAGCAGGTGCAGCGAAAGTCCGCTCGCCGTTTGTTCCGTTACGTACTCCCGAAAGGCAGTCACGATTTTTTGACTGATCTCATACCCTTTGCAGATAACATCCTGGGACAGCCTCTCCACCACGGGTAAATCTGATGGATTGAGATCAGCAGTCAGCGTGGGAAACCAAGCTTCCTTGCGAGAATTCACAGCCTGCTGTCGATTTCCATCCTCCACTTGCAACGCTTCCAGACAGTTCTGAATCTGGTTGATATCTTGGCGTGTTGGAAGAGGACTGACAATCACAACTGGCACCTCGGCTTTAATCGGCAAGACACTGATAATGACATCTACGCGACGACTCGCCAAATACTTCTCTACCTCTGTGCTGGAACACAGACCTACGACCCGAAGTGAACGCAATTCGCTTTCCAGGTACGTTTTCAAAAACCGTGAAGTCCCTCTGCCTGTTCCGCAAACGACGAGCGCATCTGCCTTTTTCTGCTCCAGCCATCGATCATAACCTGCTTGGAAATGCAGGACAAAGTAAGCAATGTCTGCATCAAGCCAGTAGACCCCGCGATGCCAAAACACTTCTTCGCAAGAGCGTTTAACAGCATCAAACATGCGTGCGTATGAACGGCGAATCTCCTCCGTCAGTGGATTCGCAAAAAGGACGCCCTGACGATAACGGTTCAAACTGTCATCCAGATGAGCAAATAGCAGTCTGACCAGCTCCTGATCCTCGTACAACGGTGCCAGCATGCGGCTGCTAACCGCTTCCGTCAGCTCCTTGGTTGCCTGGAAAACATCCAAGACAATCCTCCCTGCACGTGCCTCTCTTGGCACCTGTTCAGTCCCTAGCAGCGGAAGGCACGCATACGCAATCTCGTGTTCGGGAATATCGACGTTCAATCGCTGACATAATGCTCGAACCTCGTGTGAAAACAGCTCGTATCCACTCCAATGCCTCGCTTCTCCCATCTCGGCATCATCCGCAGTGACCAATTGGCCCCGTTGTACACGATGGACGACAATGCATAGGCGAATCAATAAACTAATCAGGGCTCGGTCTGCCAGCGTCTCGGCAGCAGCATTCATCCATGCTTTGATGCTGTAAATGATCTCTCCTAACTCTGTCCGGCTGATCAGCCATTTCTCCAATAACGGACCTGTTCTCGCTTCTTGTCCATTTTCTAAAAACATCCCTTGTACCATCCGATACATGTCGATTCCATCCAACAGATCGTGAATCAAGTTTTCGAGAGCATAACGCTTGTGCCGCTCACTCCCGTCCACGCGTACACCGTACCTTTGCTTCGTGACGAGCTCGAGACGCCAGCCGTCGAGCAGCTTTTCCGCGTCCTTAACATCTGCCACGACGGTATTGCGACTGACTCCCATGTGATCAGCCAAATCGTTCATCCGCTGATACCCTTCTGACAGCAGAAGAATGAACAAAAAATGCTTGACCCGATCCTTTTGCGGCAGAATGAGTGTCTTGCTGTCATTACTTTGCAAATTTTCCTTCAAAGCATTTCGATGCTCTTGTTCTTCCGTGATCCACAGCCCTTTATTCGGTTGAGAATGGAGGATGACATTTCGTTCCTTTAGCCATTGCCTGACGTTATCCAGATCGTACTTCACGGTACGTTCGCTTACCTGAAAATCGCGCGCGACATCCTTGATTTTCAGCGGATAGTAGCTGTCGAGTATCACCTTCAGTAATGCATGGGAACGTGTGGTTAAAAAGACCATTCCTTTCTCCTTTCCATAAAAAGCTGTGTCCTTGCTTGAGATTCATTATAGAAAACGCTTTCTCGGTGGTAAAGAACGATTCCTTTCCCCATCAATCGTGCAATTTTTGCAATTATCAGTTCAATTCGACAACAATGAAAAAGATGACCCCGGATTAAAACAAGGAGCCATCTCTTTTTCATCACTTACTTGACATCATTACAAAAAAAGGTCCGCAACGAAAGGTTACGGACCTCTTCTAGTAGGAGGTGCTTACAGGATTCCTCCCAGGCTCGCCCCTTTGACAAATAGTCGCTCGATATTTTTCTCAACAGTTGGGTCTGGTACCAATGGTGGTGCTTGATGGGGCTTGGTACGCGCATCAATGATCAAATTATCGCACCCCCAATGCTTGTTCTCATAGTAGCTGTTCACACCGTAAATGTCGTGGGATGGATTGCTTCGGGTGAAGGTTGCCCACAGGAAGTTTTGTAGCGACGCGCTCATGAAGGTACTATCATCGCAAAGGATGATCATCGGGCAAGACGGGAGCGGCCCTCTCGCTTGAATCGCGTCACACAGATTCTGTAATTGCTGCTGGGCGCTCGCGTAATCGATAAAAGCAGGACCTTGGATCGACACCACACCTGGCATAATCAAGCGGGCGTTCTCAAACTCTCGCAAATCCTTCAGCTCATCCGGCACCTCTTTGCACAGCTCGCGTTCCTGATCGCCGTAAGCAGCGAGGACAACCTTACTGCCGCTGTTTAAGCCCGTTCCCGAATAATCCAGCGTATCAATAGTCGTGTTCGTATAAAAATGAACATCGCGATGCAAATCGATTCTCTCCAAAATATAGGTCAAAAAATCAACTTCATCATGCGTCGTCAATGGTCGATTTTCTTCAGCGGTAATGAATAAATACTTGGCCAAGCTCAATTGGCCCGTCCCTAAAATGCGGTTGGCAATGGTGAGCATCTCCGTCGGCTGTTTAACTTGCTGATAAGGCGTATATCGCTCGCTTCCGATGGCAAACAGCAACGGATGTACGCCAGCAGCATCTACTGCGTGGACTTCTTTTACACCCGGGATTTCTTGCTTGATCGCATCGCCCGTTAACTCGTGAATCAGTTGACCGAACGACGTATCTTCTTGTGGCGGACGGCCCACAACCGTGAATGGCCAGATGGCATTCGGCTTGGCATACACTTTCTTTACCTTCATCACAGGGAATGGATGAATCAGACTGTAATAGCCCAGATGGTCGCCGAATGGTCCTTCTGGCTTCGTATCTTCAGGATAAATATCTCCTGTGATCACAAAATCCGCATCATTGCTTACGCAGTAGCCATCGATATAGCTGTAGTGAAAACGACGCCCAGATAGCAAGCCAGCAAAAGTAATTTCGCTCAAACCTTCTGGCAATGGCATTACCGCCGATAAGGTATGTGCTGGTGGCCCGCCAACGAAACAGCTTACTTTTAGCGGCATCCCCATTTTCGTCGCTTTGGCTTGGTGGACACCGATTCCGCGATGGATTTGATAGTGCAAGCCAATTTCTTTGTTTACTTCATACTCATTACCAGTCAACTGCACTCGGTACATACCCAAATTGGAATTCATGATTCCAGGCTTGTCCGGATCTTCTGAATAGATTTGGGGCAGCGTAACAAAAGCTCCGCCATCCATTGGCCAGCTTTGGATGAGTGGTAAGTCAGTTATGCTAATTTCCTGTGCAGTTACGGGCATGCTAGTCGATTTTTTTGCAGGCAAAGCCTTCAGTGCAGCAAAGCCGTTCCCGATATTTTTAAATGGCTGCTTTAGCGCTTTCATCGGATCATTACGCATGGCGATGATATTTTCAGCGGCTTGCCAGGTGCTTCTAAAAATAAATTTGCTGCGCTCGATTGTGCCAAAAAGATTGGATACCGCACGAAATTTTGAGCCTTTTACATTTTCAAACAGCAAGGCTGGTCCCCCAGCTTCGTACACCTTCAAATGAATCGCGGCCATTTCCAGATAGGGATCTACTTCTTCGCGAATACGGACCAAATGTCCGTGCCTTTCCAAGTCAAGGATGCACTCTTCTAAATTCTGATACATATCTATAGGGCTCCAATCACTAGATTATAGATTTATCTGTAGATCAATACCCTCTAATCATACAGGAAAGATCCTACAAATTCACGTTACCCTTCCGCACAATTTCTTGAAGCTCGCTCAGTTCTCTGATTTCGTACGTTGGATGAATGCTCGTCTGATTTTCCTTGCCAAATGGATTGAACCAGCACGTATCGATCCCGTATTGGACTCCCCCTTGTATATCAGAAGTCAACGAATCTCCCACCATCAGTACGTTCGCCTTCTCCGTCCATTGCAGTTTGGAAAACGCGTATTCAAAAATTTCCCGATCCGGCTTCTTATAGCCGACCTCTTCGGAAATAATCAGGTGTTCAAACGTGTTACAAAGCGGTGAAGCGGCAATTCTTGCCGTTTGAACAGAGGCGAACCCATTCGTAATGATCACCAAGCGGCAATCCTGCAAACTGTTGCACAATTCAACCGCTCCCGGTACCAAATGCACTTCTTTGCCCAAGGATTCGAGATAGGCGCTGCCGAAAGCCTCTGCATCGACGTCTAGCTGAACAGCTTTGAAAAGTCTTCGAAATCTCTCTACGCCCAGCTCTGCTAGAGTGATCCGCCCCTTTTCTAAATCCTCCCACAATCCTTTACTGATCTCTTTGTAAACCGCTCCATAATCAGACGATCCCGTAGCGAGTCCAAATTGGGAAAACGTCTTTTGCAGTGCATTTTCTTCTGTCTTTTTGAAGTCGAGAAGTGTATCATCTACATCGAATAATATGACTTGATAGCGCATGGCAACCTCCAGAAATCTTTACTGATCAAGTATTCGTACAAACTAACACCTTTCTATCATATCAAAAACAGAAGACCAACCTGCATACAAAAAGCCTCGAACTGTATCATTCGAGGCCGTGAAAGATTTTTTAGAGGAGTGGCTTCTGGATCAACGTCGCGAATTTGAACCGGTGGACGTGACCATCGTTAAACGTGGTAGTTCCTCTCACAAAATGAACATGCTTTCCATTTCCAACCGGAATTGCGGGTCCAGTTACAATTCGCACGCGATGGAGATGATTGAAGAAGTCTGTATTTGACCGAATGACATGAACGTGGCTTTTTCCTCTTGGGATTGCTTGACCAGTGACGCCAGCAAAACGGTGATTGTGTCGATCTGCTCCTTCTTCTGCAAGCTGCGTGCTACCTAAAAATTCATGAACATGTCTCTGAATTCGTGCTGTACTTTTACTTTTTAACTTCCATTTTAATCTTTTTTTCTTAGCCATTGTAATCACCCTTCCATCCCTGGCTTGCTATCACTGTATTCAGTGTGACAAGGATGCGGACTGGTCAACAGCTTTTTTTCTACGAAAATCCATACTACCCTAGCTTAATGCTCGCTTTTTTCCTACATAGCTCCCTGCAATGATGATCGAATTCGTATATCCGCCACTTACATTATCGAAACCTGAAAGTAAGGTTGGAACCCCCACAAATTCAACCGTATCATCTCCATAGATATCTAAAGCACCTAGGTAAACAATTTGGTAGCTATCCTCCTCGTCATTGACGACATGCAAGACGGAAACTGTTCCCATTTCCGGTATTTCTTCCTCTTCGATGCTCATCACCGTTCCTTTATCTTGAATCATCGAAGCATGATACTTGGAAATATTTTTATTCATATGTTTCGGTTGCACATTTTGATCGACAAATTGCTGGGCTTCCTTCACTTTCTCTCCAGTTGCGGGGAACAGATGGGCATGCTTTGCCAAAAACGCTTTGGATTCCGGCGGAAATTCTGCTCCCGCTTCAAAGCCATTCACTTTATGTAAGGCGAGTACAGCCATCGAAAGATATGTAGCGACATTATTTACTTGGCAGGAAGTACACGCTTACCTACCGAATGATCTATCCACATGATAAAAGGAAGGTGAGGCAATGAACGCACTCTTAGTCATTGATGTGCAAAGCGGAATTGTGAGCTGTGGGGATTACAAAGAGGAACTTATTTTGATGGAACAGGTAATCAAGGATTTTAAAGAGAGCAAACGTCCTGTCATTTTTATCAGACATATCGATGCTGCAGAAGAAAGTCCACTGAATAGAAGCTCTATCGGTTCTGAAATACACCCT is from Brevibacillus brevis and encodes:
- a CDS encoding YjjG family noncanonical pyrimidine nucleotidase, with translation MRYQVILFDVDDTLLDFKKTEENALQKTFSQFGLATGSSDYGAVYKEISKGLWEDLEKGRITLAELGVERFRRLFKAVQLDVDAEAFGSAYLESLGKEVHLVPGAVELCNSLQDCRLVIITNGFASVQTARIAASPLCNTFEHLIISEEVGYKKPDREIFEYAFSKLQWTEKANVLMVGDSLTSDIQGGVQYGIDTCWFNPFGKENQTSIHPTYEIRELSELQEIVRKGNVNL
- a CDS encoding YmaF family protein encodes the protein MAKKKRLKWKLKSKSTARIQRHVHEFLGSTQLAEEGADRHNHRFAGVTGQAIPRGKSHVHVIRSNTDFFNHLHRVRIVTGPAIPVGNGKHVHFVRGTTTFNDGHVHRFKFATLIQKPLL
- a CDS encoding UbiD family decarboxylase yields the protein MYQNLEECILDLERHGHLVRIREEVDPYLEMAAIHLKVYEAGGPALLFENVKGSKFRAVSNLFGTIERSKFIFRSTWQAAENIIAMRNDPMKALKQPFKNIGNGFAALKALPAKKSTSMPVTAQEISITDLPLIQSWPMDGGAFVTLPQIYSEDPDKPGIMNSNLGMYRVQLTGNEYEVNKEIGLHYQIHRGIGVHQAKATKMGMPLKVSCFVGGPPAHTLSAVMPLPEGLSEITFAGLLSGRRFHYSYIDGYCVSNDADFVITGDIYPEDTKPEGPFGDHLGYYSLIHPFPVMKVKKVYAKPNAIWPFTVVGRPPQEDTSFGQLIHELTGDAIKQEIPGVKEVHAVDAAGVHPLLFAIGSERYTPYQQVKQPTEMLTIANRILGTGQLSLAKYLFITAEENRPLTTHDEVDFLTYILERIDLHRDVHFYTNTTIDTLDYSGTGLNSGSKVVLAAYGDQERELCKEVPDELKDLREFENARLIMPGVVSIQGPAFIDYASAQQQLQNLCDAIQARGPLPSCPMIILCDDSTFMSASLQNFLWATFTRSNPSHDIYGVNSYYENKHWGCDNLIIDARTKPHQAPPLVPDPTVEKNIERLFVKGASLGGIL
- a CDS encoding glycine-rich SFCGS family protein, which codes for MSKVKIVIGDRLGKGQNIAKGIEAAGGTAIVIPGVGADMKVGDVMVSESADLGLSFCGSGGAGALTAKTKYGFPVEYGLRSVDAGITALRSGKKVIGFGFMDTEELGRRMVEEYIKLGGK
- a CDS encoding amidohydrolase/deacetylase family metallohydrolase, which codes for MKVDLLIHNGRVIDPSQNLNGHYDLAIREGRIVGLYEKGKTTDDQGMNLEGKETIDAEGYVVTPGLIDLHAHVFPTKTSLGVAADRVGVEQGVTTVVDAGSVGLWSFDAFLEEAVDPSVTRVLAFLNISGDGLCTGGGELADMSRLTPREAAALIRKQPLLRGIKARMSGSVVKKNGIQPLLIAKEAAREAGVPMMVHIGNAPPKLTEILPLLDRGDVVTHAFHGKKGGMFDERGELIPEAQDALERGVLLDIGHGEASFSFQTLRHAQAQGIMPHVISTDVHQRNVDGPVHSLTHTLTKFLAMGYSLDDVIAASTLAPARILGLENEIGTLKVGACADVSILQIKKEPTILTDSEQETVETKERVVAYQAITSGKVLTCK
- a CDS encoding DUF4312 family protein, which encodes MYTETTQTLRLSGSGDTKEGAFNKIFSQIKHVVARQTSDLVVRIEPVGVSIVSATETVKHERFFGLFFPRKRTRYDITVDIQVRLGLVQVENITFQQQTEQTAGIGQLARQR
- a CDS encoding BglG family transcription antiterminator; translated protein: MVFLTTRSHALLKVILDSYYPLKIKDVARDFQVSERTVKYDLDNVRQWLKERNVILHSQPNKGLWITEEQEHRNALKENLQSNDSKTLILPQKDRVKHFLFILLLSEGYQRMNDLADHMGVSRNTVVADVKDAEKLLDGWRLELVTKQRYGVRVDGSERHKRYALENLIHDLLDGIDMYRMVQGMFLENGQEARTGPLLEKWLISRTELGEIIYSIKAWMNAAAETLADRALISLLIRLCIVVHRVQRGQLVTADDAEMGEARHWSGYELFSHEVRALCQRLNVDIPEHEIAYACLPLLGTEQVPREARAGRIVLDVFQATKELTEAVSSRMLAPLYEDQELVRLLFAHLDDSLNRYRQGVLFANPLTEEIRRSYARMFDAVKRSCEEVFWHRGVYWLDADIAYFVLHFQAGYDRWLEQKKADALVVCGTGRGTSRFLKTYLESELRSLRVVGLCSSTEVEKYLASRRVDVIISVLPIKAEVPVVIVSPLPTRQDINQIQNCLEALQVEDGNRQQAVNSRKEAWFPTLTADLNPSDLPVVERLSQDVICKGYEISQKIVTAFREYVTEQTASGLSLHLLLMVNRLAFGSPYQEEWESSAEAESKEWKAWREKLNQLMAEANLQVPPSEVTAIMRYFSGKGTVESESGSTHTQRTGH